One genomic segment of Clostridia bacterium includes these proteins:
- a CDS encoding ACT domain-containing protein: protein MYAIITVIGKDKIGILSAVCTFLAERNINIEDISQTILQGDFIMIMRVDVSACRDPLAEVAVAIAEEGVKLGVDITLRHEDIFNAMHNI from the coding sequence ATGTACGCTATTATCACGGTTATCGGTAAAGACAAAATAGGCATTTTGTCCGCAGTATGCACCTTCTTGGCAGAGCGTAATATCAATATCGAAGATATATCGCAGACCATATTGCAAGGTGATTTCATCATGATCATGCGCGTAGACGTCTCCGCGTGCCGCGATCCCTTGGCCGAGGTGGCCGTGGCCATCGCCGAGGAAGGCGTCAAGTTGGGCGTGGATATCACCCTGCGCCACGAAGATATCTTCAACGCCATGCACAATATCTAA
- a CDS encoding helix-turn-helix domain-containing protein yields the protein MDQIKIGKFIAERRKQKKLTQMQLAEKLGLTDRAVSKWECGRSLPDSAIMLDLCDLLGITVNELLSGEELNMENKEYNKQIEQNLIEMVKQKEAADKRLLKMEIVIGVASIVFLAAMVAVGSMFVGDAAKRWIFFVLLGVGFVQLIVCAMFALRVEQVAGYYECRKCGHKYVPTYGKVTAAMHMGRTRYMKCPHCGQWSWQKKVVKKDDENTSD from the coding sequence ATGGATCAAATCAAAATCGGAAAATTCATCGCGGAACGCAGAAAACAAAAAAAACTCACGCAAATGCAATTAGCCGAGAAACTCGGCCTGACGGATAGAGCCGTCTCCAAGTGGGAATGCGGCAGATCGCTGCCCGATTCGGCCATCATGCTGGACTTGTGCGACCTGCTCGGCATCACCGTAAACGAATTACTTTCGGGGGAAGAACTGAACATGGAAAACAAGGAATATAATAAACAAATAGAGCAAAACCTCATCGAAATGGTAAAACAAAAAGAAGCGGCAGACAAACGGCTCCTCAAAATGGAAATCGTCATCGGCGTAGCGTCCATCGTCTTTTTGGCGGCGATGGTGGCGGTAGGCTCGATGTTCGTAGGGGACGCCGCAAAAAGGTGGATATTCTTCGTCCTCCTCGGCGTTGGCTTCGTACAACTCATCGTGTGCGCAATGTTCGCTCTCCGCGTCGAGCAAGTGGCGGGCTACTATGAGTGCCGCAAATGCGGGCACAAATACGTGCCCACCTACGGTAAGGTCACAGCGGCCATGCACATGGGCAGAACGCGCTATATGAAATGCCCTCATTGCGGACAATGGTCCTGGCAAAAGAAAGTTGTCAAGAAAGACGACGAAAATACGTCGGATTGA
- a CDS encoding PFL family protein, translated as MISKFDILDTVNMIRSQHLDVRCITMGLSLFDCIDPDAKRCAAKVYDKIVYCAKDLVKVGNEIAEIYGIPVVNKRVSVTPVSLVGQASGGYLELAAALDRAAQETGVDFIGGYTALVQKGMSEGECAFLDTIPEALASTQKLCSSVNVASTRAGVNMDAIYKMGQAVKKAAYLTRDQGSIACAKLVVFANAVDDNPFMAGAFNGMGEGDKVINVGVSGPGVIKAALESVNGDLTEVAECIKRTAFKVTRVGQLVAKEAAERLGANFGIVDLSLAPTPAVGDSVAWILEEMGLERVGCHGTTAALALLNDAIKKGGVMASSHVGGLSGAFIPVSEDIGMINSAAAGGITLDKLEAMTAVCSVGIDMVAIPGDTTAETISAIIADEIAIGVVNNKTTAVRVIPVEGAKAGDMVEFGGLLGRAPVMKVNAGSAAKFVQRGGRVPAPIHSNKN; from the coding sequence ATGATCAGCAAGTTCGACATATTGGACACGGTGAATATGATACGGTCGCAACACCTCGACGTGCGTTGCATCACGATGGGGTTGTCTTTGTTCGACTGCATAGACCCCGACGCCAAGCGTTGCGCCGCCAAGGTGTACGACAAAATCGTCTATTGCGCCAAGGACTTGGTGAAGGTGGGCAACGAGATCGCCGAGATATACGGCATTCCCGTGGTCAACAAGCGCGTATCCGTGACGCCCGTGTCCCTCGTGGGACAGGCGTCGGGCGGCTATCTGGAATTGGCCGCCGCCTTGGATAGAGCCGCCCAAGAGACGGGCGTGGACTTTATCGGCGGTTATACCGCCCTCGTGCAGAAGGGCATGAGCGAGGGCGAGTGCGCCTTTCTCGACACCATCCCCGAGGCCTTGGCCTCCACCCAAAAACTGTGCTCGTCCGTCAACGTGGCCTCTACCCGCGCGGGCGTCAATATGGACGCCATCTACAAGATGGGGCAAGCCGTCAAAAAAGCGGCCTACCTCACCCGTGACCAAGGCAGTATCGCCTGCGCCAAGTTGGTGGTCTTCGCCAACGCGGTGGACGACAACCCCTTTATGGCGGGCGCGTTCAACGGTATGGGCGAGGGCGACAAAGTCATCAACGTCGGGGTATCCGGCCCCGGCGTCATCAAAGCCGCCTTGGAATCGGTGAACGGGGACTTGACCGAAGTCGCCGAGTGCATCAAGCGCACGGCGTTCAAGGTGACCAGAGTGGGACAGTTGGTGGCCAAAGAGGCGGCCGAACGACTCGGCGCCAACTTCGGCATCGTGGACTTGTCCCTCGCGCCGACGCCCGCCGTGGGCGATTCGGTGGCCTGGATATTGGAAGAGATGGGGTTGGAGCGCGTGGGCTGTCACGGTACGACGGCGGCACTTGCCCTCCTTAACGACGCCATCAAAAAAGGCGGCGTGATGGCCAGCAGCCACGTGGGCGGTCTGTCGGGCGCGTTTATCCCCGTCAGCGAGGATATCGGTATGATCAATTCCGCGGCGGCGGGCGGCATCACCTTGGACAAGTTGGAGGCCATGACCGCCGTGTGTAGCGTGGGTATCGACATGGTGGCCATTCCGGGCGACACCACGGCCGAGACCATATCCGCCATCATCGCGGACGAAATCGCCATCGGCGTGGTCAACAACAAGACCACCGCCGTCCGCGTAATCCCCGTGGAGGGAGCCAAGGCGGGCGACATGGTGGAGTTCGGCGGTCTGTTGGGACGCGCCCCCGTGATGAAAGTCAACGCGGGAAGCGCCGCCAAGTTCGTCCAAAGAGGGGGCCGCGTGCCCGCACCCATACATAGCAATAAGAATTAA